The following is a genomic window from Streptomyces lincolnensis.
GTCACTGGCGCCGTTCTTCGACGAGCGCAGCGGACTGGGCCGGGATGCCCGGGTCCGGTCGCGGCCCGCGCCCGGCGGGCTCCAGCAGGGCGACACACCTGGCCTGTACGGGGGTTCGAAGCAGCCGACGATCTGTGACGTCGACGCGCTGGAGGACTTCCTCACCGATCCCGCCAATGAGCAGAAGGCACAGGCGTGGGCCCGTGCGCTGGACATCACCACGGACCGGATTCCGGATTATCTGGAACTCCTCACACCTGTTCTGCTGCGTCACGACACTCTCGTCAAGAACCACGACTACAAAAAGGGAAAGGCCGTCCCGTACAACTCGCTGCTCCAGTCGGGAATCGCGATTCTCGTGGATCGGCAGGGCCTTCCCGCCGTGAAGTGTTCGTGCGGAAATCCGCTGCGGCCTTTCGAGGGCGACACGACGAAGATCTCCGTCGAGTTCGAGGACGGCAACAAGAAGTGGCGCGGGTACGAGCGGGACGACGCGGTGGCCGTGCGGCCCGCCGCCCGGCCCCTGGCCCGGCTCGCCCTGGTCGACGTCGAGGAACCGGTGCGGGGCATCAACCGGCCGGTCGGCACGACGGGTGAGGACGACGCCACGTTCGACACCCGCGAGCGGCGCGCGGTGCCGAACCTCGCCGGAACGACGTTCGGGCAGGCGAGCCGGCACCTGGCCGACACGGGCCTGGCGGCCGACTACGCCGGACAGGGGCTGCCCGCCAACGGGGCCCGGGTCACGGCGTCCGACCCGCCGGCGGGCACCGAGCTGCGGTTCGGGGAGTACGTGATGCTGAGCGTGGCCGGCAACCCCACCGGGGACACCTCCGTCGGGCCGGCCACTCCCCCGCCGCCCGGGCCCTCCGGGCCGACGACGACACCGCCGCCACCGCCGCCACCGCCACCGCCGTCCAGCGGCGATCCCGGGACGTCGTCGTCGCCCGCGCCGCCGCCCTCCTCCGGTACGGCCTCCGGCTCCGAGCCGCCCGAGTCCGGCCGGCCACCGACGTCGAGCCCGCCGCCGAGTTCCGACCCGCCCCCGAGGTCCGAACCGCCCCCACCGAGCTCCGCGTCCGGGGCGGGTCCCGAGCCGCCCCCACGGGATCCTCCGCCCGCCTCCACCTCCCCGACCAGCTCTCCGCCCGAGACCACGTCCGCGCCGCCTCCGCCGGTCACGACCGCCGCGCCCCCGACCGGCGCCCCGGTCACCACCGGCGCACCGTCGGGCGGAGACACCGTTTCGGGCGGACCGGGGAGCGACGAGCCGACCGTCGGCGCGCTCGTGTAGCGCGTCCGCAGAACCCGGGAGTCGACCGGATGCCTTCAGGAACACCGACGTCGGGAGTGGGCCGGGTCGTCGCCGGCCGCTATGTGCTGCTGAACCGGCTGGGCAGCGGCGGCATGGGCCATGTCTGGCTCGCCCACGACCAGCGACTCGCCTGCGAGGTCGCGCTCAAGGAGATCGTGTTCCGCGACCCGGCCGAGGCGGGCCCCGAGCGGGAATCACGGGTCGCGCGGGCCCGCGCCGAGGCCCGGCACGCGGCCGGACTGCGCGGCCATCCGCACGTGGTGACCGTGCACGACGTCCTGGAGCACGACGGGCTGCCGTGGATCGTCATGGAGTACGTGGCGGGCGCCGTCGACCTGCGCGACCTGGTCCGCACCCGGGGGCCGCTCGCCCCCGCCGAGTGCGCCCGGATCGGGCTCGCCGTGCTGGACGCGCTGACCGCCGGGCACGAGCGGGGCGTGCTGCACCGGGACGTGAAACCGGCCAACATCCTGCTCGCCCCGGACCGCGGCGGGGCACCGTACGGACGCGTCCTGCTGACCGACTACGGCATCTCCGTGCAGCCGGACACCGGTGAACCGCGGTACACGCTGGCGTCGGTGCTCGTGGGCACCGCCGGGTATCTGGCGCCCGAGCGGGCCACGGGCGGGACGCCCACGCCGGCCGCCGACCTGTTCTCGCTGGGCTGCACGCTCTACCACGCGGTGGAGGGTGTGGGCCCCTTCGAGCGGGAGTCCCATCTCGCCGAGATCACCGCCGTGGTCATGGAGGAGCCCCGGCCGGCCCTGCGGGCGGGGGCGCTGGGGCCCGTACTGCGGTCCCTGCTCGCGAAGGACCCGGGGCAGCGGCCCACGGCGGCCGAGGCGGAGGCCGCGCTGTCCCGGATCGTCACGCCCCAGGCACAGGCGGATGCCTACGCCCGCACCCAGACCGATCTGGGCTCGCAGCCGCCCTGGGGCGTCCCTCCCCCGCCGCCCCCGCCACCCCCGCCCCCGGACCGCCCGGCGCCGCGCGGCTCCCGCGGGCCCGGGGAGGCGTACGGCTTCGGGCCGCCGCCCGTGGTCCCGGACCCGGCGCCACCCGTCCGGCGGCGGCGCCGCGAGCGTTCGCGCGTCCTGCGTGCCGTCCTGGCCGGAGTGCTCGGGGCGGTGCTGGCGCTGGGCGGGGTCTGGTACGCCGTGGCCCACCTGCCCGAGGGCGGCGGCGGGGGCGGGAGCGGACCGCCGTACGGCGGGGGTGTCGGGCTGTCCAAGGCGCTGCGGGAGGGCGACTGCGTCCTCGCGGACTGGTCGGGCGAGCGCTTCCGGGGCGTGCCCCGGCTGTCCCTGGACCCCGGCTGCGGTGGCCGGGCGGTGCCGGACGGACAGGTGATGGCGCTCGTGGAGGCCGCGTCCGCGGACGAGGCGCGGCGGCTGGGGCCGGCCCGGTGCGAGGAGCGGACGCGGGAGCTGCGGGACAGGCTCGCCGATGTGCGGGCGCTGGCCGTCGTGCCGACCGAGGACGGGTTCCGGGCCGCCGGGCGGAGCACCGCCTGCCTGGTGCTGGGCGCGAACGGGCCGGTGTACGGGCCGCTGGGCCCGCACCGCGCGCTCGGTTCGGCCTTCGCGGACACCGCGACCATGCAGAAGCGGGACTGCCTGGAGGTGCCGTCCAACCGGGTGGCCCGGCTGGTCTCCTGCGACGTTCCGCACGACGAGGTGGTGCTCGGGTTCACCCGGCTGGCCGCCGACGTCCCGTTCGGCCGGGCGCACGCACAGTCTGACCCGGCGTGCGGCCGGGAGGTGCCGCCGGGGGACTTCGGCTTCGATCCGTCGGTGTACACGGCGGGCTCCTGGACGAGCGAGGGGCACTGGAAGAACGGCACACATTTCGTCGTGTGCACCGTTCGGAAGCAGAACGGGGGCACCATGGAGGGAGACGGACCATGAGGAGGGTGTTGCGATGCCCGGATCCACGGACAGCTCGACCAAGACGATGGGGGTGCTCACCGTCGGCGGACTCGTCGCGGTGACCGCCTACACGGTGGCGCTCGGAAGCAACGGCTGGCTGTGGTTCGGCTGGGTCGTGCTGGGTCTGATCACGCTCGGCATGGTGGCCACCGGGAGCACCTGATCATCCGCCGCCGACGCGGCCCGCCGAGTGCACGCCCGGCTGGTACTTGGGCAGCCGGGCGGTGACCTTCATACCGGCTCCCACCGCCGTCTCGATGACGAGTCCGTAGTCGTCGCCGTAGACCTGGCGGAGCCGGTCGTCGACGTTGGACAGGCCGATGCCGCCCGACGGGCTGACCTCGCCGGAGAGGATGCGGCGCAGCAGGACGGGGTCCATGCCGACCCCGTCGTCCTCGATGACGACCAGTGCCTCGGCGCCCGCGTCCTGGGCGGTGATGCCGATGTGGCTCTTGCCGCCGGCGGAGACGGCCTTGCCCTCCAGTCCGTGCTTGACGGCGTTCTCGACGAGCGGCTGGAGGCACAGGAAGGGCAGGGCAACCGGCAGCACCTCGGGGGCGATCTGGAGGGTGACGGAGAGGCGGTCGCCGAAGCGTGCCCGCACGAGCGCCAGGTAGTGGTCGATGGCGTGGAGTTCGTCGGCGAGGGTGGTGAAGTCGCCGTGCCTGCGGAACGAGTAGCGGGTGAAGTCGGCGAACTCCAGGAGCAGTTCGCGGGCGCGCTCGGGGTCGGTGCGGACGAACGAGGCGATCACCGCGAGCGAGTTGAAGATGAAGTGCGGGGAGATCTGCGCGCGCAGGGCCTTGATCTCGGCCTCGATCAGGCGGGTGCGGGACTGGTCGAGGTCGGCGAGTTCGAGCTGGACGGAGACCCAGCGGGCGACCTCGCCGGCCGCGCGGACCAGGACGGCGGACTCGCGGGGCGCGCAGGCGACGAGGGCGCCGTGGACGCGGTCGTCGACGGTGAGCGGGGCGACCACCGCCCAGCGCACCGGGCAGTCGGGGGTGTCGCACGTCAGCCGGAA
Proteins encoded in this region:
- a CDS encoding sensor histidine kinase → MSGFIAGLCVAILPLLAAGFWLGRRTARPQHLGGLGTPVEHATFETLHTASLAAPPLRAGLTEETARKSARRLRTLLGTDALCLADQKDVLVWDGVGGHHRTEIMERLAGPLETGRGEAFRLTCDTPDCPVRWAVVAPLTVDDRVHGALVACAPRESAVLVRAAGEVARWVSVQLELADLDQSRTRLIEAEIKALRAQISPHFIFNSLAVIASFVRTDPERARELLLEFADFTRYSFRRHGDFTTLADELHAIDHYLALVRARFGDRLSVTLQIAPEVLPVALPFLCLQPLVENAVKHGLEGKAVSAGGKSHIGITAQDAGAEALVVIEDDGVGMDPVLLRRILSGEVSPSGGIGLSNVDDRLRQVYGDDYGLVIETAVGAGMKVTARLPKYQPGVHSAGRVGGG
- a CDS encoding PASTA domain-containing protein; translation: MKAVAAGVPSLAPFFDERSGLGRDARVRSRPAPGGLQQGDTPGLYGGSKQPTICDVDALEDFLTDPANEQKAQAWARALDITTDRIPDYLELLTPVLLRHDTLVKNHDYKKGKAVPYNSLLQSGIAILVDRQGLPAVKCSCGNPLRPFEGDTTKISVEFEDGNKKWRGYERDDAVAVRPAARPLARLALVDVEEPVRGINRPVGTTGEDDATFDTRERRAVPNLAGTTFGQASRHLADTGLAADYAGQGLPANGARVTASDPPAGTELRFGEYVMLSVAGNPTGDTSVGPATPPPPGPSGPTTTPPPPPPPPPPSSGDPGTSSSPAPPPSSGTASGSEPPESGRPPTSSPPPSSDPPPRSEPPPPSSASGAGPEPPPRDPPPASTSPTSSPPETTSAPPPPVTTAAPPTGAPVTTGAPSGGDTVSGGPGSDEPTVGALV
- a CDS encoding serine/threonine-protein kinase; protein product: MPSGTPTSGVGRVVAGRYVLLNRLGSGGMGHVWLAHDQRLACEVALKEIVFRDPAEAGPERESRVARARAEARHAAGLRGHPHVVTVHDVLEHDGLPWIVMEYVAGAVDLRDLVRTRGPLAPAECARIGLAVLDALTAGHERGVLHRDVKPANILLAPDRGGAPYGRVLLTDYGISVQPDTGEPRYTLASVLVGTAGYLAPERATGGTPTPAADLFSLGCTLYHAVEGVGPFERESHLAEITAVVMEEPRPALRAGALGPVLRSLLAKDPGQRPTAAEAEAALSRIVTPQAQADAYARTQTDLGSQPPWGVPPPPPPPPPPPDRPAPRGSRGPGEAYGFGPPPVVPDPAPPVRRRRRERSRVLRAVLAGVLGAVLALGGVWYAVAHLPEGGGGGGSGPPYGGGVGLSKALREGDCVLADWSGERFRGVPRLSLDPGCGGRAVPDGQVMALVEAASADEARRLGPARCEERTRELRDRLADVRALAVVPTEDGFRAAGRSTACLVLGANGPVYGPLGPHRALGSAFADTATMQKRDCLEVPSNRVARLVSCDVPHDEVVLGFTRLAADVPFGRAHAQSDPACGREVPPGDFGFDPSVYTAGSWTSEGHWKNGTHFVVCTVRKQNGGTMEGDGP